From Cygnus atratus isolate AKBS03 ecotype Queensland, Australia chromosome 1, CAtr_DNAZoo_HiC_assembly, whole genome shotgun sequence, the proteins below share one genomic window:
- the APOLD1 gene encoding apolipoprotein L domain-containing protein 1: protein MERNGAALPQAVDPTHHFHIALLDQRRRLRGQIAHLHKAAHKINKLRKRSLIANISGSSLTAAGAVTAIVGLSLSPATLGASLLASAVGLGLATAGGAVNITSDLSLVLCNSREVRKVQEIAATCRKQMREILGCLEFLRRGQGPGDPTLLQSEKRASISLYNSVCFLVFCGSHSFLVPEYTKEVTKVSQAVLKAKIQKLAANLETCTRAMDEVCELLESRTQLSPRMRKQPGC from the coding sequence ATGGAGAGGAACGGtgctgcccttccccaggcagTGGACCCCACACACCACTTCCACATAGCACTGCTGGATCAGAGACGGAGGCTGCGTGGTCAAATTGCTCACCTTCACAAGGCAGctcataaaataaacaagctcCGCAAAAGGTCCCTGATTGCCAACATCAGCGGGAGCTCGCTGACTGCCGCGGGAGCAGTCACAGCCATCGTGGGGCTGTCCCTGAGCCCGGCTACACTGGGAGCCTCCCTCCTGGCATCGGCTGTGGGTTTGGGCCTAGCCACTGCTGGGGGGGCTGTCAATATCACCTCCGATCTCTCCTTGGTGCTCTGCAATTCCCGGGAGGTGAGAAAGGTGCAGGAAATTGCAGCGACTTGTCGGAAACAGATGAGGGAAATCCTCGGCTGCCTGGAATTCCTCCGCCGGGGGCAGGGCCCAGGGGACCCCACACTGCTCCAGTCAGAGAAGAGGGCCTCCATCTCGCTGTACAACTCCGTCTGCTTCTTGGTCTTCTGCGGCTCCCACAGCTTCCTTGTGCCAGAATACACAAAGGAGGTCACAAAAGTGAGCCAGGCCGTGCTGAAGGCCAAAATCCAGAAGCTGGCTGCCAACCTTGAGACCTGTACCAGGGCAATGGACGAAGTCTGTGAACTCCTTGAGTCCAGGACACAGCTTTCCCCACGAATGAGGAAACAGCCTGGGTGCTAA